A window of Exiguobacterium sp. Helios genomic DNA:
GTGGAATCACGTCTGCTCCACTCTCGCCCTCCGCGACGACGACGAACTCTTCTTCGAAATCAAGAATCCGTTTGACGCCTTCCCGGAATAACTGATGATCGTCGATGATGACTACTTTTACTTGCTCGTTATTCACAGTGTTTCTCCTCTCACTCCGGATTCCTCAACTGGAATCCTTACCTTGATGACTGTCCCTTTACCTGGCTGCGTCTCAATCTCAAATTCCCCGTCTATCAATTCAATCCGTTCCCGCATCCCGATCAGTCCGAATGACTCATCACACGATTCGACGATGGAATCAAAATCAAATCCGATCCCGTTATCTTTAACATGAATTCGAACGGAATGTTGATACTGTTCTATGATAATACGAATGTCCCCTGCTTTGGAATGCTTAACTGCATTTTGGACCGCTTCCTGCACAATTCGGAAGACGGCGACTTCATATGTGGACTCAATCCGTTCGCCGCCTCCGAGATAATTAAAGTGAATCGGGATGTTGGAAATTTCCTGCATATGTCGTAAATAGCGTTCAAGTGTCGGGACGAATCCGAGATCATCCAGCGTCATCGGCCGTAAATCATAGATGATACGTCGAATGTCAGCTAATCCATCACGAATCAATTTCCGCAGACGATGTATTTCTTCAAAGGCCGCTTCCGCGCCATTATGCTGGTGAATCTTTTCAATCAAATCAGCCCGGATCAACACGTGGGCAAGCGTCTGCGCAGGACCGTCATGCATATCCCGCGACAGGCGGCGGCGCTCATTCTCTGCCGACTGGAATACTTTTAAACCCATCTCTTGTTTTTGCATCGCTTTTTCGTACTTTTCGTTCATGACCTGCATGTCGTCCGTCAGGAAATTCAACACGACCGAAACACGGCTGATCAGCATGTCGGCACGTTCTATCGTTTCGTCCAGTTGAATCAAACGTCGTTCGAGCTCGTCCCGCCGTTTGCGGCAGTTCATCTCATCGCGTTGATTGATGAATGACTCGAGCTGAAGCGAGTTCGCCGTCTCATAAGCAGAACGAATATCTTGTTCCGAGTAGTTGTCGAAGTTTTTGCTCACGATGACGAGTCGCGCTTTCGAATCCTTAATGTGTCGTTCCAGCCGTTCAGCTTCTTTAATGTAGTCGTGAACACGTGTCTTCAACTCCCGTAGCTCCTGCTGAATTTCAGCATACTGCTCACGTGAACTTTCGGTAATCCGGACGATTTCTTCCCGGCTTTCTTCTACGACACCAATGATGTTCTGTACGATATCATTCAAGGACAGTCGCTCCCCCATCTCATTCGTCATACTACTCCCTCCGTTCCTTGCCAGTCCCCACGGTTGTCTCTCTCTCAAATCGTCGTTATGCTAGAAAGAACTAGTTAACGAGGAGGACATTTTTGATTATGACATTATTTAATTATTATACAGTAAAAGAAAACGGTTTCCATGAAATCATTATCCAAAAGTCACGATTTATTACATATTTGGCGCGTACCACCTCGGAAGAAGAGGCTCAGCGCTTCATTGCGGACCTCAAAAAAAAACATTCGGATGCCAATCATAATTGCTCCGCCTACATCATCGGCGAACGCAATGAGATTCAAAAAGCCAACGATGACGGCGAACCGAGTGGAACGGCAGGCGTCCCGATGCTGGAAGTCTTAAAAAAACGGAATCTCCGCAATACGGTCGTCGTCGTGACCCGATACTTCGGCGGCATCAAGCTCGGCGGCGGCGGATTGATCCGGGCTTACGGCTCGAGTGTCTCGGAAGGCTTGAACGCTGTCGGTATCGTTGAACGGATTGCCCACGATTTAGTGGAAATCACGGTCGACTACACCTGGCTCGGAAAGCTGGAAAATGAATTACGGGCAACCGAACACATCATTGATCAGATTCATTATCTTGATCATGTCAAAATCGATGTCTGGGTCGAGGAAACAGCCGTCCCCGCCTTCCTTGAGTGGATGACGAATTTGACGAACGGGCAAGCCCTGCTCGAGAAAACGCATTCGCGCTATGTCGAACGTGACATTCAACCTTGACCTGCTATACTGGTTGTAAAGAATTTAAAAGTTTTCTAATAATTCAGTAAAGTAAGGAGTAATGAATCGTGGATGATTCCAAACGATCCCGTTCTACCAAACCAAAACCAAAGCGGTCGTGGTTTAAAGTGTTCGTCACCGTTTTTCTAGTCGTATTTATCGCTGGAGGTGCTGCATTTGCCTATGTCGCTAATAAAACGTTCCAAACCGCCAAACAATCAGAAGTCGAACTGTCACGTGGAGATAAATCAGATAAGCGGGCAGCTGCCGTCGACTTAACGAAAGATCATTTTTCCGTCCTGCTCGTCGGAACGGATGAACGTCCGGGTGATACGTCCTCACGTGCCGATACGATGATTGTCGCAACGTTCAACAAAACGGATAAACAAGTCAGTTTGCTGAGTATTCCTCGTGATTCCCTCGTCATGATCCCGTCTGTCGGGTACGAAGATAAAATCAATCATTCCTATGCGTTCGGCGGCATTGATTCAACGATTGAGACCGTCGAAAAGTTGCTCGATATCCCGATTGATTATTACGGTTCAATCAATTTCAATGGTGTCGTTGCGATTGTCGATGCTGTCGGCGGCATTGAAGTCGATGTCAAATTACCAATCGATACGTTAAACTCTTCCGACAAAAAGGGCGGCGTCAAACTCGAGCCCGGTCTTCAACGCTTAAACGGTGAGGAAGCTCTTGCCTATGCCCGGATGCGTTACGAAGATCCAGAAGGAGATATCGGACGGACGAAACGCCAACAACAGGTTGTCCAAGCGATCATCGATCAATCGACATCCTTTGGATCCATCACAAAGCTGAACAAGTTGATGGATGCGACCGGGGATAATTTCACGACAAACATGTCCCTGACGGAAGCGTTCCAATTACAGCCGTTCGTCAAATCCTTGAATACCGTCAACCGGATTGATTTAAAAGGGACGGATACCAAGATCAACGGTGCCTACTATTATAAGCTCGACCCAGGTTCTCTCGCCGATGCGAAAACGATGTTAAAGGAACAGTTGAACTTGCCTGATACAGCGGATGAATCGACTTCAACACCGGAGGTTACCGATGATTCAACGACTGGAATCAACTGATTATCCCGAACTTTACCGGCTTCAACAACAGGCTTACCGGGTCGAGGCAGAATTGATCGGTGCCGCTCTCTTTCCACCGCTTCTTCAGACAGAAGCCGCGTTGCACGAGGAGCACCCGATCGGTTATATCATGCGTCTTGACGGGCGACTCGTCGGAGCGGTAACAGTCGAAGGTGAGACCATCACCCGGTTGCTCGTTTCCCCGGATTATTTTCGTCAAGGTATCGCCACGCAACTGCTCCGGTATGCCTGCGAAAAACAACCGCTCCGCTTCGTCTCTACAGCTGCCTTAAATGAGCCGGCGATTGCGTTGTATCAAAAATTCGGATTTCAATCCATCCGTCAAGTCAAACAAGATTCAATCGTACTCGTGACACTTGAATGCGATGACGTTTCCGATACGTGATTGGTTATAGAGAGAGGTTAACTTAAACGTCAGTCTCTACAAAGAAAAGGGTGGCAGAACAATTCTGCCACCCTTTGTCTTGTTCAAAATCAGAACCAGCCCATGACGGATCCAATCAATGCACCCAAAATAACAATCCGGAGCGGTGATTGTTTATAAAATCGGAGCAGACAAAACAAACCGAATGCAACGAAAAAATCGACTCCTGTTTTGACGCTCGACGTGAAGATCGGATCATATAACGCAGCAAGCAGAATTCCGACGACCGCCGCATTGACACCAATCAACATCCGGCCGACCTGTTTGTTGCCACGGACCCGGTCCCAAAACGGCAGGACACCGAGGACAAGTAAAAAGCCAGGCAGGAAGATGGCGAGAGTCGCAAGGATTCCGCCCATCAGTCCGTTCACGACCGTCCCGAGGTACGTCGCGAAGGTAAAGAGCGGTCCTGGGACGGCTTGCGCTGCCGCATACCCGGCAAGAAAACTATCACCCGTCAAAAAGTCCGGCACAAGCGACTGCTGTAAGAATGGCAGGACGACATGTCCACCACCAAACACGAGTGCACCTGCAATGTACATGATACTCGTCAGTTGAAGATTTCCTGTCGCGTTAGCAGCTAGGAAAGGTGTCACGACGAGCAGGACGACGAACAAAATCAACGCACCGATGCTGAGAACACGTGGCACACGAATATCTAGTTTCCCACCACCCGCAGGTTCATCTTCAAACCAAAATAGACCAATCAGTGCCGCAACAAGCAAGACACCGACTTGTGCCAATGGATGGGCAAGCACCAAGACACCGGCCAACGCCAGCAACATTAAAAATAACCGTTTCGGACCAACTGCAAGTTTTGTTCCCATACCGAGAACCGCATCCGCAACGATGGCGACCGCAACCAGTTTCAGACCATGGATGAAACCGGCTTCCGTTAAATCAAATTCGGTTGCGAGCAACGCAAAAATGATTAACAGAATACTTGATGGTAACGTAAAGCCGATGAATGAGACGATCGCCCCGACGACTCCACCCCGGACAAGACCAATTCCCATCCCGACCTGACTCGAAGCCGGTCCTGGCAAGAATTGGCAAAGGGCGACGAGATCGGCATAGGCTTTCTCATCCACCCATTTCCTTCGCTTGACGTATTCCTCGTAAAAGTAGCCTAAATGGGCAACCGGTCCGCCAAATGATGTTAATCCAAGCTTCAAGGACACGATAAAAATTTCGATCCATCTGTTCATATAACCACCTCCACGCTGAATTATACGAAAAATTTGTAAATTTTCTGTGACTATTCAGACGTTTCGTGATTTTTCCCCGCCATATGTGACAGTTCTCCAAAAAGTCTCCACAGGACCTTGACGATACCGTTTCAGGTACCAGCTCGAGAACAGGATTTGCATGACTAGTACGACGATAACCAGTAACATTCCCTGCCAGAGCGGAATCGTCCCGTATCGCCCGGTTACGAACAGCACCAGTGTAAAGACAAACGTCTGCGTGAGGTAATTCGTCAAGGCCATCCGTCCCAACACTTGAAATCCCATTAACGGACGTCCTGACCGGACGAGTAAAGCAATCCCCGCTGCATAGGCGACAGCGAGTGTGCGCCCCGACAGCCAGACAAAAAAGTAGTTGGCCAGTCCATCCGGGATGCGCCCCTGATGAATCTGAACGATCGGATAGAGTAACGGTAACGACAGCAACAGACTGACGCCGAACACGAGACCGATTGTTCGGGTCGCCGGCGGTCGGGCCGTGAACCGTTCCATGAAGTAAGCCCCGATTAAAAACAGGGAAAGAATTTCCGGCCAAATCGCCAGTGAATTGTTTAAACCGTGCGGTAATTGAACGGTCGCATGATAGGTGACGAATTCCATAATGTCACGTGCCGCCACGATGGATTGCAGGGCCATATCCGGGTTCGGAATCGACCGGTCCCCGACAGACTGGGCATATTGATAAATCGAGAGATAACGAAAGAAGACATACAGCTGTAAGGCAAGACCAATCCATAGTTTCGTTGATGATCGTGTGTGGACGAAGGCAAGCAACATCAAGCCGCAAAGGGCATACGTCTGCAGAATATCCCCTCTCCAGAACAACAGATGGATAAGACCGAATAGAAATAAAGCCAGCAAGCGGCGGACGAAAATCCACAGTGATTTTTTCTTCACCCGCAAGCGATTGATGAATAAGATAAAGCCGGCTCCAAATAAAACACTGAACAACGTGTAAAATTTCGTTTGGATGAACAGGTCAAAAAGCAGGCGCAACACCTGATCGGCAGTTCCCATCTCATTCGTGAAACGTTCCCCAAGGAAACTCGGCATATTGACAAAGAGGATTCCGCATAAAGCAAATCCCCGCAAAACATCCAGATAGACAATTCGGTCTGCTCGTTCAATCGGATTCATCTCGACTCTCCCATCGCCAAATCAGCCGCTCAAACGGATTTGAGCGGCTGATTGGTCATTTTGATGTCATGCGTTCCAGCAAATCCAGTAACGGTCGATAACGCTCACCCAGTAAGCCCAGCGATTCGACTAAAATATCGAGTACCAGCAATAACATCAGCAAGGATACCAGTGCTCCAAGCGAAGTCGTTTGTGAAAAGAGGATCGCTGTCATCCCGAAAACGGCACATAGTCCGTAAATGACGAGTACCGCCTGCCGCATCGTAAACCCAAGGTCGAGTAACCGGTGATGAAGATGGGCTTTATCCGGCGCAAACGGTGGTTTTCCCTGTAACACCCGTCGAACGATCGCAAACAAGGTATCGGAAATCGGGATACCGAGCAGGATGACCGGAACCGCGAGCGAAAACAAGGTGACGTTCTTGAAACCGAGCAATGACAAGACACCTAACATATATCCGAGGAATAACGCCCCGGTGTCCCCCATGAAAATCTTTGCCGGATAAAAGTTGTGGAACAGAAAACCAAATGTACTCATTAATAAGAGAATCGCGACAATCGTCACGTAGACATTGCCCTGAATGACGGCGAGACTGATCAGCGTCAGCAAAACGATACTCGACACCCCTGCCGCCAGGCCATCCAGCCCGTCAATCAGGTTGACGGCATTCGTGATACCGATAACCCATAGAAACGTCAGCGGGACACTCCACCAGCCGAGAAATAATTGTTGATCGAACGGCAGATTGATGAACTCAATCCGGATACCGCCGTTTAAGACGACCACGGCCGCGACGATCTGCCCCATTAATTTAAGCCGGGCATTTAATTGAAAACGGTCATCGAGTGCTCCCGTCAAAATCACGACAAAGCCTCCGACCAGGATATGTGTCGCATAGGGACTGGAAGGTTGCAAAATAAAGTAACCGATCATGAATGCGATGTAAATCGCAAGTCCGCCTAACCGCGGCATAATTCGTACGTGTACCTTTCGCGCGTCCGGACTGTCAACGGCACCGACTGCAATCGCAAAGCGTTTTACAACGGGTGTGATCAGTAAGGCCGCGATAAAACAGACAATGGACGCCGTCCATAACATAATAACATCACGCTCCTGCGCGAATTATATCATAAAAAAAAAGAGCCGACGAGCGGCTCACATGAAGATCGGGACTTCTGCAGATGGATCATATGTATAGATACCGCGTCCGACTTTTTTAATCGCAGGATTCGCTTGTTCCACTTTGGCCATCAATTGATAGATGTTGCTGATTTGGTGACGGTACCGGAGTTCGAGTTCCATTTGGATATCGCGTGCCGACATCGACTCGCGCTCACGCATCAAGTCACTGATTTGGTGGACATACACTTCCAGCGGGTAACGTTGATTCACTCGGCGTTGTTTAAGGGGACGTTCTTGTGTCACCGCGATTTCTTTTGCTGAATCGCTTGTTCCCCGGCTTAATTCTGCGATTAAATATTCAGCGCGTCGTTGCAAACGACGGTATTCCTCTTCGATTTCCATCAGTTCTCGGTAGATATGTTCACTCG
This region includes:
- a CDS encoding sensor histidine kinase, whose product is MTNEMGERLSLNDIVQNIIGVVEESREEIVRITESSREQYAEIQQELRELKTRVHDYIKEAERLERHIKDSKARLVIVSKNFDNYSEQDIRSAYETANSLQLESFINQRDEMNCRKRRDELERRLIQLDETIERADMLISRVSVVLNFLTDDMQVMNEKYEKAMQKQEMGLKVFQSAENERRRLSRDMHDGPAQTLAHVLIRADLIEKIHQHNGAEAAFEEIHRLRKLIRDGLADIRRIIYDLRPMTLDDLGFVPTLERYLRHMQEISNIPIHFNYLGGGERIESTYEVAVFRIVQEAVQNAVKHSKAGDIRIIIEQYQHSVRIHVKDNGIGFDFDSIVESCDESFGLIGMRERIELIDGEFEIETQPGKGTVIKVRIPVEESGVRGETL
- a CDS encoding YigZ family protein; the encoded protein is MTLFNYYTVKENGFHEIIIQKSRFITYLARTTSEEEAQRFIADLKKKHSDANHNCSAYIIGERNEIQKANDDGEPSGTAGVPMLEVLKKRNLRNTVVVVTRYFGGIKLGGGGLIRAYGSSVSEGLNAVGIVERIAHDLVEITVDYTWLGKLENELRATEHIIDQIHYLDHVKIDVWVEETAVPAFLEWMTNLTNGQALLEKTHSRYVERDIQP
- a CDS encoding LCP family protein, which translates into the protein MDDSKRSRSTKPKPKRSWFKVFVTVFLVVFIAGGAAFAYVANKTFQTAKQSEVELSRGDKSDKRAAAVDLTKDHFSVLLVGTDERPGDTSSRADTMIVATFNKTDKQVSLLSIPRDSLVMIPSVGYEDKINHSYAFGGIDSTIETVEKLLDIPIDYYGSINFNGVVAIVDAVGGIEVDVKLPIDTLNSSDKKGGVKLEPGLQRLNGEEALAYARMRYEDPEGDIGRTKRQQQVVQAIIDQSTSFGSITKLNKLMDATGDNFTTNMSLTEAFQLQPFVKSLNTVNRIDLKGTDTKINGAYYYKLDPGSLADAKTMLKEQLNLPDTADESTSTPEVTDDSTTGIN
- a CDS encoding GNAT family N-acetyltransferase — translated: MIQRLESTDYPELYRLQQQAYRVEAELIGAALFPPLLQTEAALHEEHPIGYIMRLDGRLVGAVTVEGETITRLLVSPDYFRQGIATQLLRYACEKQPLRFVSTAALNEPAIALYQKFGFQSIRQVKQDSIVLVTLECDDVSDT
- the chrA gene encoding chromate efflux transporter, with the protein product MNRWIEIFIVSLKLGLTSFGGPVAHLGYFYEEYVKRRKWVDEKAYADLVALCQFLPGPASSQVGMGIGLVRGGVVGAIVSFIGFTLPSSILLIIFALLATEFDLTEAGFIHGLKLVAVAIVADAVLGMGTKLAVGPKRLFLMLLALAGVLVLAHPLAQVGVLLVAALIGLFWFEDEPAGGGKLDIRVPRVLSIGALILFVVLLVVTPFLAANATGNLQLTSIMYIAGALVFGGGHVVLPFLQQSLVPDFLTGDSFLAGYAAAQAVPGPLFTFATYLGTVVNGLMGGILATLAIFLPGFLLVLGVLPFWDRVRGNKQVGRMLIGVNAAVVGILLAALYDPIFTSSVKTGVDFFVAFGLFCLLRFYKQSPLRIVILGALIGSVMGWF
- a CDS encoding DUF418 domain-containing protein, with protein sequence MNPIERADRIVYLDVLRGFALCGILFVNMPSFLGERFTNEMGTADQVLRLLFDLFIQTKFYTLFSVLFGAGFILFINRLRVKKKSLWIFVRRLLALFLFGLIHLLFWRGDILQTYALCGLMLLAFVHTRSSTKLWIGLALQLYVFFRYLSIYQYAQSVGDRSIPNPDMALQSIVAARDIMEFVTYHATVQLPHGLNNSLAIWPEILSLFLIGAYFMERFTARPPATRTIGLVFGVSLLLSLPLLYPIVQIHQGRIPDGLANYFFVWLSGRTLAVAYAAGIALLVRSGRPLMGFQVLGRMALTNYLTQTFVFTLVLFVTGRYGTIPLWQGMLLVIVVLVMQILFSSWYLKRYRQGPVETFWRTVTYGGEKSRNV
- a CDS encoding glycosyltransferase family 4 protein, whose amino-acid sequence is MLWTASIVCFIAALLITPVVKRFAIAVGAVDSPDARKVHVRIMPRLGGLAIYIAFMIGYFILQPSSPYATHILVGGFVVILTGALDDRFQLNARLKLMGQIVAAVVVLNGGIRIEFINLPFDQQLFLGWWSVPLTFLWVIGITNAVNLIDGLDGLAAGVSSIVLLTLISLAVIQGNVYVTIVAILLLMSTFGFLFHNFYPAKIFMGDTGALFLGYMLGVLSLLGFKNVTLFSLAVPVILLGIPISDTLFAIVRRVLQGKPPFAPDKAHLHHRLLDLGFTMRQAVLVIYGLCAVFGMTAILFSQTTSLGALVSLLMLLLVLDILVESLGLLGERYRPLLDLLERMTSK